The region CGGGCCCGGCGGCCGCGCGTACGCCGTGAAGCGGCCGCCGGATGCTCCGACGGCCGCTGAACGCTACTGGGGGGGTGGAGCCGGTGGACCTACGGGTGGTAGCGCTCGGCGATCTTCACGGCGGCGCCGCTCTGCACGGTCACCCGGACGTCGATGTTGCCCATCCTGGCCGCCTTGCGCAGGTCGGCGAGGGTGCACGAGGTGGTGCCGTAGCCGGCGCCGTCGGTGTGGACGCGGCCGTCGGGGGCCGCGCAGAGGGCCGCCGCACCGAGCGCCTTGGTGCTGTCGGCGATGTAGAACGCCTGCTCCGGGCCGTTTTCCGGGGCCACCGTGAGCTTGTCCTCGGTGAGCCACTTCAGCCGACCGACCCAGCTGCCGCTGACGCCCTTGAGTCCGGCGGTGGCATCGCCCTGCCCGCCGGAGCCGCCCGTCGCGGAGCCCTGGCCCCCGGCCGTGCCCCTGCCCGTCCCGTTCGCGGAGTCACCGCCCGCCTGCCCGCCCGCCGAGGACGAACCGGCGGAGGAGCCGCCGGACGCCGAGCCACCGGACATGGCGCTCTCCGTGGTCGGGTCACCGGACGCGGCCTGGCTGTTCGAGGCGGTGGGCGCGGCCGACGCCTTGTCGTCCCCGTTCTGGCAAGCGGTCAGCGACAGCGCCGCGGCGGCGATGGCCGAGGCGACGGCGACACGACGACCGCGGCGCAGGGTGGTGGTGGAGAGCGACATGAGGAGTCCCCCGACTGGTGATGGTGAACGAGCTGGTGAACGGGCGGGTGAGCGGTCCCGTCGACCTGACACGGATGACTCTCGTCGCGGTCGCTAAGGATCCGCTAACGCACCGGTAACCATGGCTAACGCCCTGTCAGAACTCGGCGGGCAGCCGGAAGGGGGAGACGGCCGAGGCCCCCGCCGGATGTCCGGCGGGGGCCACGTCATGCTCGGGCTGCGGGCGGATCAGGCGGCGACCGTCACCTCGGCCCCGCCGTCGGCCGATGCGTCCGCCGCGCCGGTCCGCGGCGGCTTGCCAAGGCCCTTGAGGAGGATCACCAGGCCCGCGCTGACGCCCGTCCCCGCGGCGATGGCGAGCAGGTAGACGAACGGCTGGCCGATCAGGGGGACGACGAAGATGCCGCCGTGCGGGGCGCGGAGGGTGCAGCCGAAGGCCATCGACAGCGCTCCGGTGACCGCACCGCCGGCCATCGCGGCGGGAATGACGCGCAGCGGGTCGGCGGCGGCGAAGGGGATCGCGCCCTCGGTGATGAAGGAGGCGCCGAGGACCCAGGCCGCCTTGCCGTTCTCCCGCTCGGCCTTGGTGAAGAGCCGCCCGCGGACGGTCGTGGCCAGCGCCATCGCCAGCGGCGGCACCATACCGGCCGCCATCACCGCGGCCATGACCTTCAGGCTGCCCTCGTTGGGGTTGGCGAGGCCGCCGACCGCGAAGGCGTAGGCCACCTTGTTCAGCGGGCCGCCCAGGTCGAAGCACATCATCAGGCCGAGGATCACGCCCAGGATGATCGCGTTGGCACCGGTGAGACCGGACAGCCAGTCGGTCAGCCCCTTCTGCAGCGCCGCGATCGGCTTGCCGATCACGAGGAACATCAGGAAGCCGACGATCGCCGAGGAGATCAACGGGATGACTACGACGGGCATGATGCCGCGCAGCACCGTTGGGATGGTGACCCGCTGAATCGCCATCACCACCGCACCCGCGAGCAGACCGGCGATCAGACCGCCGAGGAAGCCCGCGTTGATGGTGAGCGCGATGGCGCCGCCGACGAAGCCGGGCACGAGGCCGGGCCGGTCCGCCATGCCGTACGCGATGAAGCCCGCCAGCACCGGGACGAGGAAGCCGAAGGCGACGCTGCCGATCTGGAAGAGCAGGGCCGCCCAGCTCGTGGACTCGGTCCACAGGAAGTGGTCGGCGACGGAAGGCGCCTTGTTGATCGTGTAGCCGCCGATGGCGAAGGCGAGCGCGATGAGCAGACCGCCCGCGGCGACGAACGGGACCATGTAGCTGACGCCGGTCATCAGCCACTTGCGCAGGCGGGTGGCGAAGCCGTCGCCCGTGTCGGCGTCCTTGTCCATGGGCGCGGCGGCACGCGCGGGGGCCGCCACCTCGCCGCGCTCGGCCTTCTGCCGCACCTCGGCGATGAGCGCGGCGGGGCGGTTGATGCCCGCCTTCACCCCGACGTCGACGGTCGGCTTCCCGGCGAACCGCTCCTTCTCGCGGACCTCGACGTCATGCGCGAAGATCACGCCGTCCGCGTCCGCGACGAGCTGCGGATCGAGCCGCTTGAACCCTGCCGAGCCCTGGGTCTCGACGAACAGCTCGACGCCGGCGGCCTGCCCGGCCTTCTCCAGCGATTCGGCAGCCATGTAGGTGTGCGCGATGCCGGTGGGGCAGGAGGTGATGGCGACGATACGGAAGGGTGCGGCGGGGGCGGACCCGGGAGCGGGCTGCGGCTCGGGGGCCGGTTCCGGCGCGGGTGCCGCCTCCGGCCGCGCATCCGCTGCCGGCTCCTCCGCCGGAGGCTCCTCCGCCGGCGCGTCCCCGCGGATCAGTGCCGCCGTACGCTCCGCCTCGGTGGCCGACCGCAGCGCGCCGGTGAAGGACTCGTCCATCAGCTGCCGGGCGAGGGTCGAGAGGATCGACAGGTGGTCCGCGTCGCCGCCCGCGGGGGCCGCGATCAGGAAGATCAGGTCGGCCGGGCCGTCCGGCGCGCCGAAGTCGATACCGGCGGCGCTGCGCCCGAAGGCCAGCGTCGGCTCCGTGACATGAG is a window of Streptomyces caniferus DNA encoding:
- a CDS encoding PTS fructose transporter subunit IIABC, which produces MSELITAELVDLDLSAETKDAAARSLAERMAAHGRVTDLEGFLADVAAREAQMPTGLDGGIGIPHCRSTHVTEPTLAFGRSAAGIDFGAPDGPADLIFLIAAPAGGDADHLSILSTLARQLMDESFTGALRSATEAERTAALIRGDAPAEEPPAEEPAADARPEAAPAPEPAPEPQPAPGSAPAAPFRIVAITSCPTGIAHTYMAAESLEKAGQAAGVELFVETQGSAGFKRLDPQLVADADGVIFAHDVEVREKERFAGKPTVDVGVKAGINRPAALIAEVRQKAERGEVAAPARAAAPMDKDADTGDGFATRLRKWLMTGVSYMVPFVAAGGLLIALAFAIGGYTINKAPSVADHFLWTESTSWAALLFQIGSVAFGFLVPVLAGFIAYGMADRPGLVPGFVGGAIALTINAGFLGGLIAGLLAGAVVMAIQRVTIPTVLRGIMPVVVIPLISSAIVGFLMFLVIGKPIAALQKGLTDWLSGLTGANAIILGVILGLMMCFDLGGPLNKVAYAFAVGGLANPNEGSLKVMAAVMAAGMVPPLAMALATTVRGRLFTKAERENGKAAWVLGASFITEGAIPFAAADPLRVIPAAMAGGAVTGALSMAFGCTLRAPHGGIFVVPLIGQPFVYLLAIAAGTGVSAGLVILLKGLGKPPRTGAADASADGGAEVTVAA